ATCCCTCCACAGTCCATACATGCCAGAGCCCTTTCTGGCTGTGCCTTGCGTAACCAGTCTGTCACCACTGCCTGGCCAGAGGCAGAGGGGTGACCCAGGGCACTCAGGCTTGCCCAGAAATGGGGGCATGGCCACCCAGTCCCATGCCACCACAgccagctgcagccctgtggCCTTAGTCAGAGCCCCCCTGTGTCTCTGTGATGCTGCTCAGTTCTGTCTGTGGTGTGGAACCAGGGGAAATAAAGAGCGTTGCCTGGATgtgcctttctttccttctctgtcaTCAAGGCTGGATGGTTCTTTTCCCAGCAGCAATGTCCCCTCAacctccctgtcccccatgGAACCCTCCCAGGCccatggcagagctggggcCAGCCCTTGGCTCCAGTGCCACCCTGACTGGCAGCAAGGGGCAGTGCCAGGAGTTTGTTTTCCCGGCACTGCTGACGGAGTAGGGGAAGCTGCAGGGCCGGCACGGCCAAGGACTTCAGCCCCGACTCTGTCAATGAGTGACAGCCAGAgctgccagggcctcactggGTTAATGATTGTGGGGGCAGCTGGCCAAGAGCCCCTGGGCACGGGGCAAGTGCGGACACCAGCCTCCTGCACACTGGCTGCACCCCTGCCCCCCTGGACAGAAGGGTCCCCAGGCCCTGCGGAGCCAGGACGTGTCCCCTGCTGTGGCACCTCCCGGGCATTCAGCTCCATCAGTCTGTGACTCAGTGGAGGTGGCTCAGTGATGTTCTAGCAGTGGCACAGGTACCCCAGGCAGTCCCTGAGTGCCCTGGAGTACCCGAGGGATCTGCCCTTGTTCCCCCCATACATTTGCACCTGGCTCATCTATGGTGATGGGTCCTGGATGTGCTTGATcctggggaaatggggatgtgGCAACTGAACAGCTTTGTGCCCACTCCCACAGGCACCGGGGCTGGAGGGCCCTTTGGCCACTGTCTCTCCCCTGGACAGCTGTGGACATGAGCCGGCTGGGTGTCCTGTGGGTGGATGGAAACTTGGCTGGAGGTGTGTGAGCAGCAGGTAATGATAAACAGGGCCGAGGAGGTGGTGACGGCAGCGCTGGCCTCGCTCCTCTCCTGCCCACCCATCGCACGCGCCGGGGAGATGTGGTGCCAGGGAGACGCAGGCTCTGCCCCACACAGccctcacagcactgctggctgcccCACACGGAGCCgctggcacaggcagagctgggctgcgTGCCACCATCACCACCAGTGGCAGGACACAGGGATCACACCGGTGTTGGCGTCACCCACCACCAATGCCCTGGGAGTGAGGACATtgtgccctgggcagagctgggtccCTCATGGCTGATGCTCCAATGGCACTGAAGGTGCTGGATGTGTGCGTGGCCTCACCTCTGGTTTGTGatgccccagcagcaccagcaccaagcccttctcctcttcctcctcctctcgtGCAGTGGATGAACCACCTGGCACCAAATGATGGAGAGCTGAGGCTGCTCGGCCCTCGACCCCTCGGCTCCAGCAGTGCCCCGGCTTTGCTCATCACTGCCGCTTACCCAGACCCCGGGCAGGCGAGTTGGGGAGTGCCAGGGGCGCGGTACCCCGGGGGCACGTGCCCCATCCGCCGCAGCTGACGTGGGATGTGGTGGGGGTTACCCATTAACTGCAGGAATTTCTGGGGAGGAGGTGAGCAGCGAGCGGAGGTGAGGGGCAACACGGGGCTCCTTAGACTTTGCTCTTGGCGTGTGTATAAAGGGCCGTGGGGCACCACGGACCACTTCGCTGGAGGGACGCGTGGATGTGGCATGTGGAAGTGGCACTGCCCTGAGTGCCCGGCCAGCCCCAGGTGAGCTGGGCCCTGGGCAGGAGGAGTCCCCTTCCTgccccccctccctgccctttgGGAGCTCGCTGgggtggcacagcagcagctggtggcCCAGGGTACCAACAGATGATGGGATGGTGCTCCTCAGTGGTGCCAGCgctgcagggatttggggggacgtGGCAGTTGGTGCAGCACAGCTGTGGTGACACACAGCCACCTCTGCTCAGCCTCAGCAGGAGCGATGCTGCCCTACCGGACGGAGAGCCCGGTCCTGCCCGGTCGCTGCCCAGTGCGGGGAGGAAGGGTGGTGCACGGGCCACAGTTTGCCTACTGCCCCAGCCCCCAAGGTAGGTGCCACcagccctcctcctcttcctcgcctggctcagctctgcttctggcccaggcagtgctggggtctCCTCTGTAGGGAGGCCCCTGCGAGGACAGAGCTGTACCATAGGTGCCCTctctccccagctctgcaccggctgccggctgcccacACCTGCCCCTTCACTGTCAGTGCTGTGCCTTGCCCTGACCATGGCTTCCCCTGCCCCGGCTCCCCGGGGCGCCTGCGTGAGGGCCGGGAGCGCTACGAGCTGGATGCACTGTCCTGGCAGGGGCACCGCCTGGGCTTGGATGAGCTGCAGAAGCCAGGTGAGACCCCGCAGGTGGTGGGGGTCTCACACAGCACAAGGGCTGGGGAACACCCCAGAGACCTGACAGAGGCACCTGGGGCACTTGGTGTGCCAGGACTGTGGGGTGCCAGGATGGGAGTGCTGATGGGGAGACCCTGAGCATCCTGGGGTGATGTGGGAAGGACTGAGGGACAATGGGACAGTTGGCACAAGGCACTCCAgggtgggaggagatggaggggacCCAGGGAGAGGTGGCATAGCTGGGGACATGAGCCCTGTGCTGCCAGGAGCTGAGAGAACTGCATAAGGCTGTAGGAGCCTGAGGAACCAGGGCCATGCCACAGCAGGAGTTTAACACTCTCTCTTGTCTTGCACAGAGCTCGGGTGCTGGGCCAGGGTCCAGTCCTTCTGTGTCTCCCTTCTAAAGGTGCCCCTGATGTTTGGGTTCCTGTACCTCTTCGTGTGCTCTCTGGACGTGCTCAGCTCTGCCTTCCAGCTGGCTGGAGGTAGTAGGGTGGCAGGGATGCCTGGGAACCTGGTGGcactggcagtgccagcagcctgtgcTCACATTCCCTTACAGGAAAGGTGGCGGGGGACATCTTCAAGGACAACGCCATCCTCTCCAATCCAGTGGCTGGGTTGGTGGTGGGCATCCTGGTGACCGTGCTGGTGCAGAgctcctccacctccacctccaTCATCGTCAGCATGGTCTCCTCAGGGTGTGAGTGTGTCCATGAGGCTCCTGGGGAGCTGaggctggaggaggggatggCTGGATGGGGTCACCCTAAGCCAGGCCATGTGAGGCTAGCAGGTCTCTCTGTCCCCAGTGCTGGAGGTGCGCTCTGCCATCCCCATCATCATGGGCTCCAACATCGGCACCTCGGTCACCAACACCATCGTGGCCCTCATGCAGGCTGGTGACCGCAGTGAGTTCAAACGGTGAGAGCTGGATGGGTCAGAGGAGACttgggggctgggggctgctcctCAGGACCACCCCATGCCAAcgagctcctctgctctgcacagagcCTTCGCCGGTGCCACGGTGCACGACTGCTTCAACTGGCTGtcggtgctggtgctgctgccactgGAGGTGGTGAGTGGGTACCTGCACCACGTCACCCGCCTGGTCGTGGCCACCTTCAACATCCGCAGCGGGAAGGATGCCCCCGACCTGCTGAAGATCATCACAGAGCCCTTCACCAAGCTCATCATCCAGGTCTCCTCAGCTGTTGTGTTCGCCAGCATGGTGTGCCCCAGGCTGGTGGTGATGTCCCCAGCACTGGTGTCCCTTTGATGGTGGTTGTATccaagtgtccccaggctggcagTGGTGTCCCCATGCCAGTGAAGATGTCCCCAGTCTGTGGGAGCTGTTAGCCCCCAGGCACCCTCTCCAACACGTGTGTTGTTGCAGCTGGACAAGTCTGTGATCACGGGCATCGCAACAGGGGACGAGAGCCTGCGCAACCGGAGCCTCATCCGCGTCTGGTGTGGCCCTGCATCCCCACAGGTGTGGGGCCCGTGGCCCTGCTGGGGCCACCAAACAATCCCACAGAGGATGGGTGGTGGGCAAGGGCTGGCTGTGGACACTGTGGAGGCAGCTGTAGCCCACCTTCTCCCTGCAGATGGCCACTGTGGGACTTGGGCCCCCCCCAAACTGCACATCCCCCGGCCACTGCAGCAGTAAGGGCATCGAGGTCCTCCACAACATCACCAGGCAGAAGTGTGAGTGGGTGTGGAGGgcttgggcagggctggggcacaggGCATGGGGCTGGGGAGGTGCAGGCGGGGCTGGGGGTTGTACACGTGATGGAGAAGTGCTGGAGCCATGACATGGCTCAGGGCTGGGAGATGCTGGGCTGGGGTCTGGGTGTGGGGCTGTCTGTGGGGTCAGGTTtgtgagcggggccgggctggccccagccccttgcccaGCCGTGCTGTGGGGCAGGCAAGCACCTCTTCACCGACACACCACTGCCCGacctggctgtggggctggtgctgctggccgGGTCCCTCGTCGTGCTCTGCACCTGCCTCATCCTCCTGGTCAAACTCCTCAACTCCCTGCTCAAGGGGCAGGTGGCCAAAGCCATCCAGAAGGTCATCAACACGGGTGAGTAGGACGGGGACCGCATACCACACGGTCACCCATGCCCATCTCCACCTGCCATCCTCAGACCTGTCCCTGGCTGCCCCGACCCCCAACCCtgatgtgtccctgcccatatcTGTGTTTGTGTCCATGCTCATGCCCATGCCGTGGCAGACCTCCCACACCCGCTCAGCTGGCTCACGGGGTACTTTGCCATGGTGGTGGGTGCTGGGATGACCTTCgtggtgcagagcagctctgtcttCACCTCGGCCATCACACCCCTGATCGGTGAGTCCCAGCCATTCCTGGTCCCCTGCCATGTGCCAGCCCATGGCCTGTGGGTGCTAAAGCACTCAGAGGGACAGGACGAGCTGTGCATCCTTGGGAGAGCACAGGGGTGACACTGCCAGGAGAGATGGGATGGATGGGCTGCCTCTCCCACAGGCCTGGGGGTGATCAGCATTGAGCGTGCCTACCCACTGACCCTGGGCTCAAACATTggcaccaccaccactgccatCCTGGCTGCCCTGGCCAGCCCGGGGGACAAGCTGGCCAGCTCCTTCCAGGTACAGTCAGCCCAGGGCCATGGCTGGGTTGGATGGGgtcagcaggcagggcagggggtgggggaagCCCACGTGCCCAGTTTGACAGGGATGCCATCCCTACAGATTGCTCTGTGCCACTTCTTCTTCAACATCTCGGGCATCCTGCTGTGGTACCCGCTGCCCTTCACCCGCCTGCCCATCCGCATGGCCAAGGCGCTGGGCGAGCGCACGGCCAAGTACCGCTGGTTTGCCGTGCTGTACCTCATCAtctgcttcctcctgctgccctccctcaTCTTCGGCATCTCCATGGCGGGCTGGCGGGCGCTGGTGGGGGTGGGCGCGCCCTTCCTCGGCCTCCTCTTCTTCGTGGGGCTGGTGAACGCGCTGCAGGCGCACAGCCCCGGCCGCCTGCCCAAGTGGCTGCAGACCTGGGACTTCCTCCCCGCCTGGATGcactccctgcagcccctcgACCGCGTCATCACCCAGGCCACCCTGTGCTGCACTGACCGCTGCCGCAGCGCCGAGGGCTGGGAGGAGCACGAGGGCTCTCCCCGCgacaaggccaggctggggctggacaACCCCGCCCTCTCCTACCCCGAGGAGATGCCCAGCCCCACCATCCGGGTGGGCTCCCCTCGCCCGCTCCCTCACGGTGCCACACGGCTCTAGCTGGTGATGCACacccggggctgctgctcctgtggcGGCTGGTGTCTAATAAAGGGGAAGTGCCCATGCCCCAGATGTGTGTCTCTTTGGGTCCTCCCTCTGCAAACCCTGCGGTCATAGGtaccccacccccaccatcCTCCCCGTTTCTCACACACCACCACTGCTCAGCCCAGCTGGTGCTGGGGGCACACCAAACACTCTGCTGGTGCTGCGGGGCATGTGGTGATGCTGCCACAGCTAAACTCCGAGGTCTGTAGCCAGCTGTACTGAGGTGTCACGGGCAGCATCTTCTTCCACCTGCCTTGTCCCCGAAGGACTGAGCTGGCAGGGTCCATAGTGCCCCACTCTGTGCCACAGCAGCGTATCAGTGAGCGAGGCACAGCACAGGGCAGCCAGCAAGGTGCTgggctgctgtggtgctgctgggctgggatcaTCAGCAGGATGATGACTCGGCATGGTTGGGCAGTGCCCCTGCACCACCGGGCACCCTGGCACCCATTGCAGAAGCCCTCCTGCCGTGGTGACCCTGAAGGGAGCCCTTTAAGCGGCAATGACAGCTTCTCCCACTGCCCACAGATGTTTGGGTTCCTGCCAGCGATATCGGCccacccttccctccctccctccttcccgccCGCCCTCCTCCGGACTAGgaccagcagagccagcagcgcTGCCGTGGGAGCCTCTCTGTGTTCTCGGCACTCCTGCTGTCCCGCATGCCTGACTGGGCAACCACTGGGCCAGGACGACCTCGCCACCAGACCGGGTTAGTGCAGGAGTGGTGGCGGCCGGGAGAACCCCCCAGGGACTCAGCgatgctggggctgtgcccgcAGATGCTTCGGGAccggtgagcagggcggggGAAAGCCCCATGGGGCTTCATCTGCTTGAGGGGCCGGGCCAGCATGGAGCCAGCCAGCACCCTTCCCAACAGCTCCGGTAACGGCAGCGGCGCCGGCAGCGCCCCACACTCACCTGCAGCCACAGGGCTCATCTTGCTGGCTGCCCTGTccgtcctgctggccacactggtGGGCAACGCTCTGGTGGTGGTGGCCATCTACACCAGCCGGGCCCTGCAAGCCCCACAGAACCT
This genomic interval from Aphelocoma coerulescens isolate FSJ_1873_10779 chromosome 13, UR_Acoe_1.0, whole genome shotgun sequence contains the following:
- the SLC34A1 gene encoding sodium-dependent phosphate transport protein 2A, with the translated sequence MLPYRTESPVLPGRCPVRGGRVVHGPQFAYCPSPQALHRLPAAHTCPFTVSAVPCPDHGFPCPGSPGRLREGRERYELDALSWQGHRLGLDELQKPELGCWARVQSFCVSLLKVPLMFGFLYLFVCSLDVLSSAFQLAGGKVAGDIFKDNAILSNPVAGLVVGILVTVLVQSSSTSTSIIVSMVSSGLLEVRSAIPIIMGSNIGTSVTNTIVALMQAGDRSEFKRAFAGATVHDCFNWLSVLVLLPLEVVSGYLHHVTRLVVATFNIRSGKDAPDLLKIITEPFTKLIIQLDKSVITGIATGDESLRNRSLIRVWCGPASPQMATVGLGPPPNCTSPGHCSSKGIEVLHNITRQKCKHLFTDTPLPDLAVGLVLLAGSLVVLCTCLILLVKLLNSLLKGQVAKAIQKVINTDLPHPLSWLTGYFAMVVGAGMTFVVQSSSVFTSAITPLIGLGVISIERAYPLTLGSNIGTTTTAILAALASPGDKLASSFQIALCHFFFNISGILLWYPLPFTRLPIRMAKALGERTAKYRWFAVLYLIICFLLLPSLIFGISMAGWRALVGVGAPFLGLLFFVGLVNALQAHSPGRLPKWLQTWDFLPAWMHSLQPLDRVITQATLCCTDRCRSAEGWEEHEGSPRDKARLGLDNPALSYPEEMPSPTIRVGSPRPLPHGATRL